One region of Roseimicrobium gellanilyticum genomic DNA includes:
- a CDS encoding YciI family protein, whose product MSAPDTTAEYLVISRGQWDKDLSPERIQTAIDDFYAWIEGLIGEGKMKGGQRLSDQGATVSKSGILTDGPFGESKEVIGGYWFFLAKSLEEAAALAAKNPCLQCGLFFEVRPVENAKANAFVKMTETPQG is encoded by the coding sequence ATGAGCGCACCAGATACCACCGCTGAATACCTCGTCATCTCTCGCGGACAATGGGACAAAGACCTCTCGCCCGAGCGCATTCAAACGGCCATCGATGATTTCTATGCGTGGATTGAGGGCTTGATCGGTGAGGGAAAGATGAAGGGCGGGCAGCGCCTGTCGGATCAGGGCGCGACGGTTTCCAAGAGCGGCATTCTCACGGATGGCCCCTTCGGTGAGTCGAAAGAAGTGATTGGAGGTTACTGGTTTTTTCTGGCGAAGAGTTTGGAAGAAGCCGCTGCGCTCGCCGCAAAGAATCCCTGTCTGCAATGTGGACTGTTCTTTGAAGTGCGGCCTGTGGAGAATGCGAAAGCCAATGCGTTCGTGAAGATGACGGAGACACCGCAGGGGTAG
- the aroE gene encoding shikimate dehydrogenase gives MNFLPTLTGSLSQPAADNPTVAIMEAAYAHHGLHYRYINMDVPPELLADAVRGAKAQGYVGFNCSLPHKVAIIEHLDGLAESARIIGAVNCAVKRNGRWIGENTDGKGFLHSLTPVVDPTRKHVVILGAGGAARAIAVELALAGATRVTIANRARERGQELADLVNGKTDAKASFIPWEGNLPLPADADVVVNATSIGLAPDWQARVPVQADSFPAHAVVADVIPNPPRTLFLGEAEARGCRILDGLGMLVNQAATNFAFWTGVEPDKDVMRRVLEQVFTA, from the coding sequence ATGAACTTCCTGCCTACGCTCACCGGTTCCCTCTCCCAACCTGCCGCGGACAATCCCACCGTGGCCATCATGGAGGCGGCGTATGCGCACCACGGTCTGCACTACCGTTACATCAATATGGATGTGCCGCCGGAACTGCTCGCGGACGCAGTGCGCGGCGCGAAGGCCCAGGGATATGTAGGCTTCAACTGCTCCCTGCCCCACAAGGTCGCCATCATCGAGCATCTGGATGGCCTGGCAGAAAGCGCACGTATCATCGGTGCTGTGAACTGCGCGGTGAAGCGTAACGGCAGATGGATAGGCGAGAACACGGACGGCAAGGGCTTCTTGCACAGCCTGACCCCGGTGGTGGATCCCACCCGCAAGCATGTGGTGATTCTGGGGGCGGGCGGCGCTGCACGAGCCATTGCCGTGGAGCTCGCCCTCGCCGGAGCCACGCGAGTGACGATTGCCAATCGTGCCCGGGAGCGCGGCCAGGAACTCGCGGACCTGGTCAACGGGAAGACCGATGCGAAAGCGTCCTTCATCCCGTGGGAAGGCAACCTCCCCCTCCCGGCAGATGCGGATGTGGTGGTGAATGCCACCTCCATTGGCCTGGCCCCGGACTGGCAGGCCCGCGTGCCTGTGCAGGCGGACTCATTTCCTGCGCATGCCGTGGTGGCGGACGTGATTCCCAATCCCCCACGCACCCTGTTCCTCGGCGAGGCGGAGGCACGTGGCTGCCGCATCCTCGATGGACTCGGCATGCTGGTGAATCAGGCTGCGACAAACTTCGCCTTTTGGACGGGGGTCGAGCCAGACAAAGACGTCATGCGCCGGGTGCTGGAGCAGGTATTCACTGCCTGA